The following is a genomic window from Gymnodinialimonas ceratoperidinii.
ACGGCCCCGACCACGTCGTGATCAATCGCGATCTCAATGCTTTCGCTCACTGGCCGGATGGTCTCTACCAGGAGATGCTGTCCGACCTGGACAATGGCTGCGTGGGGTCCGTTCTGGTGTCCGAGACTGACACCATGCGCATCTGGCACCTGCATATCCCCGCCGGCGGGCGGTGCCGGTTTCACCGCCATGTGAACCGCTATTTCTGGTCCGCTCTCGTCGGCGGCAAGGCGCGGGGATACTTCTCTTCAGGTGAGATCCGGGATGTCGTCCACTACGCCGGAGAGACCAAGCACTTCGACTATGGCGAAGGTGACCACATGGTCCATTCCGTTGAAAACATTGGCGAAACGGACCTTCTCTTCACGACAGTAGAATTCATCGACGGGCCCAACGCGCCGCTAGATGTGCCGGACAGCGTCCGCCTGAAGAAACCCGATTAACCTTCCGGCACGGCCCGCGAAATGGGGAGAAGGACGGCTGCGTTGTCGAGGTCGCCTTCCCCCGCAGCCAACGCGTCCCGCATCATGTCGAGATAGGTCCCGGTGAAGGGCAAGCCTTGTCCGGCCGCCTTGGCCTGATCGCGGATCAG
Proteins encoded in this region:
- a CDS encoding cupin domain-containing protein; translation: MTTSQTHGPDHVVINRDLNAFAHWPDGLYQEMLSDLDNGCVGSVLVSETDTMRIWHLHIPAGGRCRFHRHVNRYFWSALVGGKARGYFSSGEIRDVVHYAGETKHFDYGEGDHMVHSVENIGETDLLFTTVEFIDGPNAPLDVPDSVRLKKPD